In a single window of the Natronorubrum halophilum genome:
- a CDS encoding DUF2206 domain-containing protein has translation MYETHSDHRGRPREYVGALLFGCLQLAFLGWVGMAALGFDLPIVRAVFVSLYLTFVPGFVLVRLLNVDVRSISHLLVLVIGSSLVSLMALGAIINVAYPLVGIARPMAPLSLAGTIVVSVSVLYLIAVRRRDAVRSVPRVDAVVSWRAIRYAVPLLTLPILSAVASYYGSAAGEYRINLLVLVVLCLVPLAVYVSDLPGPAYPLAIWTVSLAILFQFTMVSAHVVGFDIHYEFYTANAVREQLRWYPQVTSVGNSLLSIAVLPAMYSILTNVDVALIFKVVVPFFFSLAPLCVYHVTVHVFDRRDTGFLAAFVFVAYYSFFKDMPDKQHMAILFLGLFLLVTTDPRLARRVKLVLSVAFLGGIVTSHYATSFLLIGLFAPVAFVDVVSRFRLGSVRVDRTAIPISAGLWAYFVLFNVLWYGTVSQGTNLELIVAVSSETLTNVEAFMATPESRSGVDYATRDLPGGLLWEGYRLLNVVLLGLVFVGLVETARRILVDWEIHPYHVLAAGCYALIVVTIVLPFDIGFDRILQLALFVLAPYLIVGGVALANATARAFDSVRAVRALATASNARKLVCAFLVIYLLFSTGAGFAIAGDETPPYAIYLDDDNWEEWNVAYPSELAAAEWVSAHSSSDEIATLPGPPNHWWHNKDFMILSGYYDQSAFVWFERETESVPQGTCIYLGNEMNDDGRMPYFDVETETLEHTEFEETAFYESVVVDSNRVYDSGSATIYGC, from the coding sequence ATGTACGAGACTCACTCCGATCACCGCGGGAGACCCCGCGAGTACGTCGGCGCGCTCCTCTTTGGCTGCCTCCAACTCGCGTTTCTCGGCTGGGTCGGGATGGCCGCGCTCGGCTTCGACCTCCCGATCGTTCGCGCGGTATTCGTCTCCCTCTATCTCACGTTCGTTCCCGGTTTCGTCCTCGTTCGGCTGCTGAACGTCGACGTCCGGTCGATCTCGCACCTGCTCGTGCTCGTAATCGGCTCGAGTCTCGTCTCGTTGATGGCTCTCGGTGCGATCATCAACGTCGCGTATCCGCTGGTCGGGATCGCTCGACCGATGGCACCGCTCTCACTCGCCGGGACGATCGTCGTCTCGGTCAGCGTCCTCTACCTGATCGCCGTACGGCGTCGCGACGCAGTCCGATCCGTTCCGCGGGTAGACGCCGTCGTCAGCTGGCGAGCGATCCGGTACGCGGTCCCGCTGTTGACGCTGCCGATACTGAGCGCGGTCGCTTCGTATTACGGGTCCGCGGCCGGGGAATATCGGATCAATCTCCTCGTCCTGGTGGTGCTCTGTCTCGTTCCGCTGGCGGTGTACGTCAGCGATCTCCCCGGACCGGCGTATCCGCTCGCGATCTGGACGGTATCGCTCGCGATCCTGTTTCAGTTCACGATGGTCTCGGCGCACGTCGTCGGGTTCGACATCCACTACGAGTTCTACACCGCGAACGCCGTTCGGGAGCAACTCCGCTGGTACCCGCAGGTGACCTCGGTCGGAAACTCCCTGCTGTCGATCGCGGTGCTCCCCGCGATGTACTCGATCCTGACGAACGTCGACGTCGCGCTGATTTTCAAAGTGGTCGTGCCGTTTTTCTTCTCGCTGGCCCCGCTCTGCGTGTATCACGTGACGGTTCACGTGTTCGATCGGCGCGACACCGGCTTCCTGGCCGCGTTCGTGTTCGTCGCCTACTACAGTTTCTTCAAGGACATGCCGGACAAACAGCACATGGCCATCCTGTTTCTCGGCCTGTTCCTCCTGGTGACGACCGATCCGCGTCTCGCGCGGCGCGTGAAACTCGTCCTCTCCGTCGCGTTTCTCGGCGGCATCGTCACGTCGCACTACGCGACGAGTTTCCTCCTGATCGGGCTCTTCGCGCCGGTGGCGTTCGTCGACGTCGTCTCCCGGTTTCGATTGGGATCAGTGCGCGTCGATAGGACCGCTATCCCCATCAGCGCCGGACTGTGGGCGTATTTCGTCCTCTTCAACGTGCTCTGGTACGGCACCGTCAGCCAGGGAACGAACCTCGAGCTGATCGTCGCCGTCTCGTCCGAGACGCTCACGAACGTCGAGGCGTTCATGGCGACGCCCGAAAGTCGAAGCGGCGTGGACTACGCGACCCGAGACCTCCCGGGCGGCCTGCTCTGGGAGGGGTACAGACTGCTGAACGTCGTCCTCCTCGGACTCGTCTTCGTCGGCCTCGTCGAGACGGCGCGGCGGATTCTCGTCGATTGGGAGATCCACCCGTACCACGTCCTCGCGGCGGGGTGTTACGCGCTGATCGTCGTCACCATCGTGCTCCCGTTCGACATCGGATTCGACCGCATCCTACAACTGGCGCTGTTCGTCCTCGCCCCGTACCTGATCGTCGGCGGCGTCGCCCTGGCCAACGCGACCGCTCGCGCGTTCGACTCCGTCCGCGCCGTCCGTGCCCTGGCGACAGCGAGCAACGCCCGCAAGCTGGTGTGTGCGTTTCTCGTGATCTACCTGCTGTTCAGTACGGGGGCGGGGTTCGCGATAGCCGGCGACGAAACCCCGCCGTACGCGATCTACCTGGACGACGATAACTGGGAGGAGTGGAACGTCGCCTACCCGTCCGAACTGGCCGCCGCGGAGTGGGTGAGCGCACACTCCTCGTCGGACGAGATCGCGACGCTCCCCGGCCCGCCGAACCACTGGTGGCACAACAAGGACTTCATGATACTGTCCGGTTACTACGACCAATCGGCGTTCGTGTGGTTCGAACGGGAGACGGAGTCCGTCCCGCAGGGAACGTGCATCTATCTCGGCAACGAGATGAACGACGACGGGCGGATGCCGTACTTCGACGTCGAAACGGAGACGCTCGAGCACACCGAGTTCGAGGAGACGGCGTTCTACGAGTCGGTCGTGGTCGACTCGAATCGGGTGTACGATAGCGGGTCAGCAACGATCTACGGGTGCTGA
- a CDS encoding lipopolysaccharide biosynthesis protein — MKELAFVKSSLGVFSLQVGVAGLEFVGVLYVARATDAATFGTYALFAATVFFAALLTDMGFSEATRKRISERTASGDARDRYFAASLLIRLALFVGVLVALLALRGPITAYIGSDIVFPFLVAGIFLNVAVDTFSSVLAGKKLVGRSVLLLFTETLGRVLLWFFLIYLGYGLIGILVGFIVGQLLAIALALYLLPVAPGAPASTHYSSLYRFARYSWLASIKETSWVWTDTLILGLFVASALIGIYEVSWQISGVFFFVGSAVSSALLPNVSELWISGERERVERLVESSLVYAGIIAIPGFVGAIFVGEELLSYFGAEFTAGYTVLLVLIFARVIHSYEIILEKLVHALDRPVLMFKANVVFIVLAVVLNVVLIVSIGWRGAAVATSLAMLTKAVLVYVYSSRLLEITVPIREIAMQVVSAGLMGIAMLFSPFAVDTLVGLVLVIALGIVVYLVSLLALTKRIRRDVVGVLSPSD; from the coding sequence ATGAAAGAGCTCGCGTTCGTCAAATCGTCCCTCGGCGTGTTCTCCCTGCAGGTCGGGGTCGCGGGGCTCGAGTTCGTCGGCGTCCTGTACGTCGCTCGAGCGACCGACGCCGCGACGTTCGGGACCTACGCGCTGTTCGCCGCGACGGTGTTTTTCGCCGCCTTGCTGACCGATATGGGGTTCTCCGAGGCGACGCGAAAGCGGATCAGCGAGCGGACGGCGAGCGGCGACGCCCGCGATCGATACTTCGCGGCCTCGCTACTGATCCGACTCGCGCTCTTCGTCGGCGTCCTGGTCGCGCTGCTCGCGTTACGCGGCCCGATCACGGCGTACATCGGCAGCGATATCGTGTTCCCTTTCCTGGTGGCGGGGATCTTTCTGAACGTCGCCGTCGACACCTTCTCGTCGGTACTGGCCGGAAAGAAACTCGTCGGACGGTCGGTGCTGCTGTTGTTCACGGAGACGCTCGGACGGGTCCTCCTGTGGTTTTTCTTGATCTACCTCGGGTACGGGCTGATCGGGATCCTCGTCGGGTTCATCGTCGGACAGCTGCTCGCGATCGCCCTGGCGCTGTACCTGCTCCCCGTCGCGCCCGGCGCTCCCGCGAGCACGCACTACTCGAGCCTCTATCGATTCGCGCGGTACAGCTGGCTCGCGTCGATCAAGGAGACCTCCTGGGTGTGGACGGACACGCTGATACTCGGGCTGTTCGTCGCGTCCGCGCTGATCGGCATCTACGAGGTGAGCTGGCAGATCTCCGGCGTCTTCTTCTTCGTCGGTTCGGCGGTGAGTTCGGCGCTGCTCCCCAACGTGAGCGAACTGTGGATCAGCGGGGAGCGAGAGCGAGTCGAACGGCTCGTCGAGTCCTCGCTGGTCTACGCGGGAATCATCGCGATCCCCGGCTTCGTCGGCGCGATTTTCGTCGGCGAGGAACTGCTCTCGTACTTCGGAGCGGAGTTCACCGCCGGCTACACCGTGTTGCTCGTTCTGATCTTCGCGCGCGTGATCCACAGCTACGAGATCATCCTCGAGAAACTCGTCCACGCGCTCGACCGGCCGGTGCTCATGTTCAAGGCCAACGTCGTATTCATCGTGCTGGCAGTCGTGCTCAACGTGGTGCTGATCGTCTCGATCGGGTGGCGCGGTGCCGCCGTCGCGACCTCGCTGGCGATGCTGACGAAGGCCGTCCTCGTGTACGTCTACTCGTCGCGACTGCTCGAGATCACCGTCCCGATACGCGAGATCGCCATGCAAGTGGTATCCGCGGGCCTCATGGGGATCGCAATGCTGTTCTCACCGTTCGCCGTCGACACGCTCGTCGGCCTCGTGCTGGTGATCGCCCTCGGGATCGTCGTCTACCTCGTCTCGCTGCTCGCGCTGACGAAACGGATCCGCCGGGACGTCGTCGGCGTCCTCTCGCCGTCCGATTGA
- a CDS encoding glycosyl hydrolase family 28-related protein, which translates to MPTPSDNHEFDLDYQRDEEWDYNDEFEALEERVPIVDDETDRDEYTPHEDSVFLARDTGDVSVGTGAEWTHLGNVAETMIPVTAYGAVGDGVTDDTRAIQDAIDDTPSGVFFPDPADAYLVSEPIDFGHGGRSRHLRGSGAVTIRADPDGTWPAGSGVLNRPERTEWTDGHDLVVRDLTLDANDAAAHALGISDAGADVNVVLDVANVHGVRARSHGFAIHRPIVSRIASCRAQYNGGSGFLVTGHGTSTQFHTCYSLDNDGHGYEISAMDYTGLVNCAADRTRRGYSLRGADGRRSMALEIHHCGVEWPEEEAYYLEGVDNAHIVAPYVHDPDDDHPMLSFNAFARITVSNFVSFVEPENASVVSVNATGETLTRYPDQIHFENSRFASIDGGDLDLRWVLSYYGLELEDDSQLATYRVNGDFYCGGADGNGVIVRDRSTGEPYRITVDDGAVVADPVDE; encoded by the coding sequence ATGCCAACGCCATCCGACAACCACGAATTCGACCTCGACTACCAGCGCGATGAGGAGTGGGACTACAACGACGAGTTCGAGGCGCTCGAGGAGCGGGTGCCGATCGTCGACGACGAGACCGACCGCGACGAGTACACCCCGCACGAAGATTCGGTGTTCCTCGCTCGAGATACGGGTGATGTGTCCGTCGGTACCGGCGCGGAGTGGACTCACCTCGGAAACGTCGCCGAGACGATGATCCCCGTGACCGCGTACGGTGCCGTCGGGGACGGCGTCACCGACGACACGCGAGCGATCCAGGACGCGATCGACGACACGCCCTCCGGCGTCTTCTTTCCCGACCCGGCGGACGCGTATCTCGTCTCCGAACCGATCGACTTCGGCCACGGCGGCCGCTCCCGGCACCTCCGCGGAAGCGGCGCAGTCACCATCCGGGCGGATCCGGACGGAACGTGGCCGGCCGGATCCGGCGTCCTGAACAGGCCGGAGCGAACCGAGTGGACCGACGGGCACGACCTGGTCGTCCGCGACCTCACCCTCGATGCCAACGACGCCGCCGCTCACGCGCTGGGCATCAGCGACGCGGGTGCCGACGTGAACGTCGTGCTCGACGTGGCGAACGTCCACGGCGTCCGCGCGAGGAGTCACGGCTTCGCGATCCACCGACCGATCGTCTCGCGGATCGCTTCCTGTCGCGCCCAGTACAACGGTGGTAGCGGCTTCCTCGTCACCGGTCACGGGACGTCGACGCAGTTTCACACCTGCTATTCGCTGGACAACGACGGCCACGGCTACGAGATATCCGCGATGGACTACACCGGCCTCGTCAACTGCGCGGCCGACAGGACCCGACGCGGCTACTCCCTCCGCGGGGCCGACGGCCGACGAAGCATGGCGCTCGAGATCCACCACTGCGGCGTCGAGTGGCCGGAGGAAGAGGCCTACTACCTCGAGGGCGTCGACAACGCCCACATCGTCGCGCCGTACGTTCACGACCCCGACGACGACCACCCGATGCTCTCGTTCAACGCGTTCGCGCGGATCACGGTGTCGAACTTCGTCTCGTTCGTCGAACCCGAGAACGCATCCGTCGTCTCCGTCAACGCGACCGGCGAAACGCTCACCCGATATCCGGATCAGATTCACTTCGAGAACTCCCGGTTCGCCTCGATCGACGGCGGCGACCTCGACCTCCGGTGGGTGTTGAGCTACTACGGACTCGAACTCGAGGACGACTCGCAGCTCGCGACGTACCGCGTCAACGGCGACTTCTACTGCGGCGGTGCCGACGGAAACGGCGTGATCGTCCGCGACCGTTCGACCGGCGAACCCTACCGAATCACCGTCGACGACGGGGCGGTCGTCGCCGACCCGGTGGACGAGTAA
- a CDS encoding DUF1616 domain-containing protein, whose amino-acid sequence MADDESREPPRVRDGSPLPADLVAVAAVTVFVAVVGLVLRYYDATVPLPLAVPMLLVAPGYVVVAGLFPERGEIGGIERVALSVGVSLAIVPLFGLGLSATPWGIHLVPIILVATAVTLLAAAVAALRRWSLAEDERFRVPYREWFGSERTGGLRPSTRGETALTVLLVVSVLLVVGSVGYVAVAPPQDESYSAIYLLTADGDGEQVADDYPTEFERGEEREVIVGIDNHEHRTTNYTVVVAEQDVAVSDGETVVDEQRELGRFDARLEHDETRNRSVELEPTMTGSDVRVVWLLYLDGDVPDDPSVQTADYYVSLWVDLTDGD is encoded by the coding sequence ATGGCCGACGACGAGTCGCGGGAACCGCCTCGTGTGCGCGACGGGTCGCCCCTTCCGGCCGACCTCGTCGCGGTAGCTGCGGTAACGGTTTTCGTCGCCGTCGTCGGACTCGTGTTGCGTTACTACGACGCGACGGTTCCTCTCCCGCTCGCGGTCCCGATGCTCCTCGTCGCTCCGGGATACGTCGTCGTCGCGGGACTCTTCCCCGAACGCGGCGAAATCGGCGGGATCGAGCGCGTCGCGCTCTCGGTCGGAGTGAGTCTGGCGATCGTTCCGCTGTTCGGCCTCGGACTCTCCGCGACGCCGTGGGGTATCCACCTCGTTCCGATTATCCTCGTCGCGACCGCCGTCACGCTCCTCGCAGCGGCGGTCGCGGCCCTCAGACGGTGGTCCCTCGCCGAGGACGAGCGGTTTCGCGTCCCGTACCGCGAGTGGTTCGGATCCGAGCGAACCGGCGGGCTTCGACCCAGTACGCGAGGAGAGACGGCGTTGACCGTACTCCTCGTGGTGTCGGTACTGCTCGTCGTCGGTAGCGTCGGTTACGTCGCCGTAGCGCCGCCACAGGACGAATCGTACTCGGCGATCTATCTCCTGACTGCGGACGGGGACGGCGAGCAGGTCGCCGACGACTACCCGACCGAGTTCGAGCGTGGCGAAGAGCGAGAGGTGATCGTCGGCATCGACAACCACGAGCACCGGACGACGAACTACACCGTCGTCGTCGCCGAACAGGACGTCGCCGTGAGCGACGGCGAGACGGTCGTCGACGAGCAACGAGAACTCGGCAGGTTCGACGCGCGCCTCGAGCACGACGAGACGCGGAATCGGTCGGTCGAACTCGAGCCGACGATGACGGGGTCGGACGTCCGGGTCGTCTGGTTGCTGTACCTCGACGGGGACGTTCCGGACGATCCGTCCGTCCAAACCGCGGACTACTACGTCTCGCTCTGGGTGGATCTGACCGACGGGGACTGA
- a CDS encoding NAD-dependent epimerase/dehydratase family protein, translating into MRTHELEDRTVLVTGGAGFIGSHLATALADDTDLRVLDSFATGRRERVPDDATVIDGDMRDETALARATEGVDLIFHEAALVSVERSVEDPVASHSINVDATLTLLERARELDARFVLASSAAIYGQPERTVVSESDRAVPTSPYGLEKLAVDHYASQYHDLYGLETVALRYFNVYGPGQFDSDYSGVVTAFIDRALAGDPLPIHGDGGQTRDFVFVEDVVRANLLAATTDHVGRAYNVGTGRSVTVRELAELIVDVTDSESEIVHTDERVGDIRHSRADIDAARADIDYAPAVSLREGLERTVEWVAASNRRGEFR; encoded by the coding sequence ATGCGGACACACGAACTCGAGGATCGAACGGTCCTCGTCACGGGCGGCGCCGGATTCATCGGAAGCCACCTCGCGACCGCGCTCGCCGACGATACCGACCTCAGGGTTCTCGACTCGTTCGCCACGGGACGGCGGGAACGGGTCCCGGACGATGCGACGGTCATCGACGGCGACATGCGAGACGAAACCGCGCTCGCTCGAGCGACCGAGGGCGTCGATCTGATCTTCCACGAGGCCGCCCTCGTCAGCGTCGAGCGCTCCGTCGAGGACCCCGTGGCGAGCCACTCGATAAACGTCGACGCGACCCTCACGCTGCTAGAGCGCGCTCGAGAACTCGACGCGCGGTTCGTCCTCGCCTCCAGCGCGGCGATCTACGGGCAACCGGAGCGGACGGTCGTCTCGGAATCCGACCGAGCGGTCCCGACGTCGCCTTACGGGCTCGAAAAGCTCGCGGTCGACCACTACGCGAGCCAGTACCACGACCTCTACGGACTCGAGACGGTGGCGCTTCGCTACTTCAACGTCTACGGACCGGGGCAGTTCGACAGCGACTACAGCGGCGTCGTCACCGCCTTCATCGACCGGGCGCTGGCCGGAGATCCGCTTCCGATCCACGGCGACGGCGGTCAGACGCGGGACTTCGTCTTCGTCGAGGACGTCGTTCGGGCGAATCTCCTGGCCGCCACGACGGATCACGTCGGCCGCGCGTACAACGTCGGAACGGGACGGTCCGTTACGGTTCGCGAACTCGCGGAACTGATCGTCGACGTGACCGACTCCGAGTCCGAGATCGTTCACACGGACGAGCGAGTCGGCGACATCCGACACAGCAGAGCCGATATCGACGCGGCGCGAGCCGATATCGACTACGCGCCCGCCGTCTCGCTCCGCGAGGGGCTCGAGCGAACCGTCGAGTGGGTGGCAGCATCGAACAGGCGAGGCGAGTTTCGGTAA